The genomic window AAGGTAGGCTATTTCCGGATAGAGCCGTTCGGTGAAGCCAGCCGGATAAAAGCCGCCTGACTTTTCACTGATCGGCACAATCCGGGTACTCCGGTAGCCGATTGTCGAACCCGGTTTTAAACCCCCTTTCAGGGGAGAGAGGTATTTTAGTTTTTCCGGTGTGGCCGCCTTGCGTTTACCTTGACCGGGGTTTTTGTCTGCAAAGGTCAAACGGCTTTTTCCATATCCCAAGTTGAGCCGCAAGCGGCTTTTAGAAAAAATCTCCAGCCTGGCTAAAGCCAGGTAGTATTTTTCCTAAAAAACTTGTGCTATGGAAAAAACCGTTTGGGGTGTTCTCATACAAAAACCCCTCGGAACTCAAGGTAAACGCAAGACGACCACACCGACAGCCCCGAAAAACCAAAATGAGGTTGTCTTGATACAAAAACATCGGAATCTTAGGCATCCGCAAGGTTTTTTGGGGGGGGAGAGGGTGCGAGGTGGGGAGTTTACTATCGGAAAAAATCAGGTAGTAAATACTAAATTTAGTATATACTAAAATACTACTTTTTCATATAATTATCTGATAAATAGTTAGTTAAATGTTGTTTAAATACTTGCATATCTCAAATAAAAGTGCTATCTTAGAGGTATAGAAAAAGAGATAACAACCTTTAGAACTGGCTCACCCACCAGGATAAAGAACGGGGGACGTAGTTATGAAAACTGATTATTTCGACAAGGCAGCGCAACAGTTTGCAAATTTGATGATTGAGAAGATCCAGCAGGTAGAGGACAATTGGCAAAAGCCCTGGATCACCATTGCGGCGAATACACGCAATTTCTTTCCGCAGAACCTCACAGGACGCAGGTACACCGGAGGCAACGCCTTTTTACTCCTTTTCCTTTGCGAGAAATTCCAGTACCAGACACCCGTATTTATGACATTCAACCAGGCGAAAGAGGCCGGGATCTCCGTGCTGAAAGGATCGAAATCGTTTCCGGTCTATTACTTCCTTTTCTACGTGTACCACAAGGAAACACGCAAGAAAATAACCTTTGAGGAATACAAGTGTAGATACTAATTGAAAAGTGCACCAATATTCCAATTGAAAAGTGCGCCGCCATAGGATAAGTATAATGACCTTTGTATCATCCAAATACAAAGGTAAAATGAAGACTATGGTAGAAAGACAATCAATAATACACATGTATAGAGTATGCGGTTATAGCAAACGGCGTATCTCTCGTGAACTTCATGTCAGCCGTCATACCGTTGACAATATTCTTTCAGAATACGAATCAGCCATCCGTACTGATAATCCGGAAGAGGCTTTGAGTGATTTGCTTACCGTCCAGCCCAAGTATGACAGTTCCAAACGCCGCCCTCGCCGCCTTACACAAGAGATTAAGGACGAGATCGGGTTTTGCCTGAAGAAGAATGCCGTTAAGGTAGCTACGGGGCTTCGCAAGCAGCGCATGCTGAAGAAGGATATCCACCAGTTTCTGTTATCCAAAGGATATACCATCAGTTATGCCACAGTGTGCAGTTATATAAAAAATATAGAGTCATACAAAGAGAAGAAAAAGAGCGAAGCCTTTATCCGGTTGTTCTATGAGCCGGGATGCATTGTTGAGTTTGACTGGGGTGAAGTCCTTCTTTTTATTGACGGTGTCAAGACCAAGTTTTATCTGGCCGTATTCACTTTCGGGCATAGCAATGGCAGATACGCCTACCTTTTCAGGCATCAGAATACGCTTGCCTTCATGGAATCCCACCGCAACTTCTTCAGGGATATACATGGTGTCCCCGCCATGATGGTCTATGACAATATGCGTGTAGCCGTCAAGAGCTTTGTCGGTGGTGACAAGAAGCCTACGGAAGCCCTGATGAAGATGTCCGGTTTCTATTGTTTTGAGTACCGTTTCTGTAATGTACGGGCCGGATGGGAGAAAGGGCATGTGGAACGCAGCGTGGAATATGTCAGGAGGAAAGCTTTCTGCCTGACTGACCATTTCAATGACATACGTTCCGCCCAGGAGCATTTGAACCGAATGTGTACGCAGGTCAACAACGAGCAGGGCAGTCTTTCAACAGCGGAGAAATCATCGCGTCTGGAGGCTGATTTGTCATCGCTGAAGCCTTTTCCCGGCAACCTTGGCTGTTTTGAGGTCAATGAGTACATCGTGGACAAGTGGTCGACTGTCAGCATGAAAAATGTTCATTATTCCGTACCTGATTCCCTTGTAGGAGAAAAAGTACATGTCAAGGTCTACAGTGAAAAAATCGTCATCCTGTACGGGAAGGAGAAAGTGGCCTCGCACCAACGCAGTTATTGTGGTGGCGACTGGTGCATCAAGCTGGAGCACTACTTGCGTACACTTTCCCGTAAACCGGGTGCATTACCTCATTCTGTGGTCTGGCAAAGAGCACCGGAAGAACTGAAAAGACTGTATGACAGCTATTTCAAGAATGACAACAGGGCATTCGTCCTGCTGCTGGACTATGCATGGGAAAATGGTTTTTCCGGGACAGACATCATCAGGGCATGCAGGGAACTGACCGGACGTGGTGTCAGAAAGATATCTCCGGAACAGGTAAAGGCCATGTTGCATGGCAACGCACAGGAAGAGATGGAAGAATCCATGGAGTCGCCTGTTCTTCCGGCACAACAAGAGAATATAGAAAGAGAAGCCGTGGATATGCTTGAAGGCATTACGGCACTCATGACAGGATACAATGAAGCGCATGATATAATACCAACCATTTAAGTTTATAATATATGAAATCAGAAAAAGAAACCATTTATGACTATGCGACAGAACTGAAGCTGCTGGCCTTCAAAGAGGAACTGGAATACACCCTTTCATTGGCAGCCGGAGAAAACTGGAGCCATTTGCATTTCTTGACCGAATTGCTTGGAAAGGAAAGTGTCAGAAGAAGGGAATGTAGAAGAAAATCAAGGATAAAATCTGCGGGATTCCCACAAATGAAGTATCTGCATGAACTTGTCATGGAAGACATGCCCAAAGAGGCACAGATAATATTGCCTGAATTGGAAACACTGGACTTCATCAGGGAGGGAAGAAACATAGTCCTGTATGGAAATCCGGGGACGGGAAAGACTCATATTGCTACGGCTTTAGGAATAAAGGCCTGCCAGCAGGATTTTACCGTATTGTTTACTTCAGTCCCTGTCTTGCTTACCCAGATAAGGGAAGCCAAATCCGCAAAGACACTGCGGGCGTTGCAATTACGGTTTGAAAAATACGATCTGGTTATCTGTGATGAATTCGGATATGTCAGTTGTGACAAGGAAGGAGGAGAACTGCTTTTTAACCACTTGTCCTTAAGGGCCGGGAAAAAAGCTACAATCATTACTACTAATTTGGCTTTTAACAGATGGAATGAAATCATAAAGGACAAGGTGCTTGTAGCGGCAATGGTCGACAGGCTTACACATAAAGCCTATCTGGTAAATATGACCGGACTCTCTTATAGGCTCAAAGAAACACAAAAAATGAGACAAGATAAATGAAGATTTTAAACTTATATGTAATTTTGTAACAAGTATGGATGGAGCTCTTTTCAATTAAAATACGGTGCACTTTTCAATTAGTATCTACAGGTTATGCGATTGATACCGTCCGCCATCATCTTGCCATCCTGAAGAAGATATGCCGTCTGGCGTATAAGGAGGGATATGCCGACAGAATCCACTTCCAGCATTTTACCTTACCAAAGAAGACAGAAACGACACCACGGGCATTGAGTCGTGAATCGTTTGAGAGAATCCGTGATGTGGAAATACCCGCTTACCGCAAATCCCATATACTGGCAAGGGATATGTTTCTCTTCGGGTGCTACACCGGGGTCTGTTATGCGGATGTTGTCTCGATTACCCACGAGAACCTATATACGGATGAGGACGGTGCTTTGTGGTTGAAGTATCGAAGAAAGAAAAACGAACTTCGTGCCAGTGTGAAACTGTTACCGGAAGCGATTGCGCTGATTGAAAAATATCATAGTGGGGATAGGGACACCCTGTTCCCTTTGCTGCATTGGTCAAATCTCAGACGACACATGAAAGCGTTGGCGGCACTGGCAGGCATCAAGGATGATTTGTGCTATCATCAGGCGAGGCACAGCTTCGCCTCGCTGATTACGCTTGAAGCAGGTGTGCCGATAGAAACCATCAGCAGGATGCTGGGACATTCCGACATTTCTACAACACAGGTCTATGCCCGTGTCAGCCCGAAGAAACTTTTCGAGGACATGGACAAGTTCATAGAAGCCACCAAAGATTTTCAATTAATTCTTTAATACAGAAAACGATATGCGAAGTACATTTTCACTTTTACCCTACATTAACCGCAGCAAAGTAAAGGCTGACGGTACGACTGCCATACTCTGCCGCATAACCATTGACGGCAAACAGACTGCCATCAGTACGGGGATTTATTGCCGACCGGAAGAATGGAACAGCAAGAAAAACGAGATTAAATCCGTAAGGGAAAATAACCGTTTACGAGAATATTTACGACTGACAGAGGAAGCCTACAATGAGATACTGAAATCGCAAGGCGTGGTCAGTGCCGAGATTTTGAAGAACCACATATCCTTGAACAACATCCATCCGACCACTCTTCTACAGATGGGTGAATGGGAACGTGAGCGGTTGAAGAAACATTCCGAAGAAATAGACTCGACTTCTTCCTATCGAAGTTCAATGTATTATCAGAAGTACCTGACGGATTTTCTTACGTCCATCGGTAAAAAGGACATTCCCCTTGAAGAAGTGACGGAGGATTTCGGCAAGTCCTATAAAGCCCACTTGAAGAAATGCAAGAACTTCGGGGTTTCCCAGACCAACCATTGCCTGCGTTGGTTGAACCGCCTGTTGTATCTGGCAGTCGATAAGGAGATTCTTCGTGTAAATCCCTGTGAGGACTTGGAGTATGAGACAAAGCCGGAAGCAAGGCACAGGTACATCAGCCGTGAGGAGTTCAAGAAGATACTTTCCACACCGATGTATGACAAGCGTATGGAACTGGCAAGACGGGCTTTCATATTTTCCACCCTGACGGGACTGGCTTATGTGGACATCAAACTTCTTCATCCCCACCATATCGGAACAAACGCTGATGGCAGACGGTACATCCGCATCAACCGGAAAAAGACAAAGGTAGAGGCATTCATACCCTTACATCCCATAGCGGAGCGGATATTGTCGCTGTATAACACGACCGATGACGAGAAGCCCGTGTTTCCTCTTCCCAACCGTGATGCCTTATGGTTTGAGGTTCATGAATTGGGAATAACCATAGGGAAAGAGGAAAACTTGACCTATCACCAAAGTCGGCACAGCTTCGGCACTTTTTTGATTTCGGCGGACATACCGATTGAGAGTATCGCCAAGATGATGGGACACTCCAATATCAGGACGACACAGGGATATGCACGGATAACCGATGATAAAATTTCCAAAGATATGGACAAACTGATGGAACGAAGAAAGGAAATATCGGCTGGCGAAAAGAAGAAATAGCAAATAATCATCATAAAATAAAGGAATTATGAGCAGAGGCATAATAACAATCAGTGAAACGGGTGCAGTCACTATGCCGACCGCACCCGTATGGATGATGCAATTTGAGATTGCCGACCTGTTCGGGGTGTTCTCGTGCGATGTCCGCAAGACGATACGGGCAATCTATAAGAACAATGAACTGAATGAAGCCGATACGATGCGATATATCAGGCAACCGGATGGTATCAGTTATGACGTTTACAACCTTGAAATGGTTATAGCCATTGCATTCAGGATATGCAGTAAAGAAAGTGCTTTGTTCAGACGGTTTATAATAAATGAAATCAGCACCACCAAAAGAGAAACGCCTGTTACGTTGTTTGTTTCCTGTGGCAGGAGTAATAACCGATGGTATAGTTGAGGTTCATCCCGTCAGCCACTTGTTTCCGTTGCCACACGTTTGAAAGGCATCCGGCAACGAAAAATAAGCAACTGATGGGTAAAGAGCAGAAAAGGAACGGCTTACAGACGAAGCGCAGTATTGACACTTCATCCGTAAGCCGTTCCTTTTTTCTTTTTGTCGAAAGTCTATTGCTGCCGCAATACAGGGCATACGGCAAACTACACTCCTTCAAGAAAAATCAAGTTATCCTCTATCGGTAGGCGGAGCGGTAGCCGTCATTCAGCATCCGTTCGATGTCGGATTCACGGTAGAGAATTTTACCGCCCAACTGGATATAGGCTATATGCCCTTCATTGCGGTAGTCCTGAAGTGTCCGGCGGCTCACCTTCAGCCGTGCCGACACCTCCTTGTCAGTGAAGAAACGCTCACCGCCCAATGTCGGGCGGTAATTGGCGGTCAGATGCTCTACATTATCAAGCAGTCGGTCAAGACTGCCCATAAAGTGGATTATCCACTTGTTGTCCTTGTTAATCAACTCATTCATATTACTCTGGATTTAGTGGGTGTTGTCATTATATTTAATTCATATAGTCTTTCCTTTGAACTTCGCTTCCTTTCTTCTATCCTCCACAACGGAGACAATGAACTCCACGTCTTCGGGACGGTAATATGTCTTGTGGTTTATCTGTGAATAAGCCAGCGTGCCGTTATCCCGAAGCGTCTGTAACGTGCGAGGGCTGATGTTGAGCATACGGCACACGTCCTGATTATCCATCCATTCGCTCATTTTCTTTTCCCCGTGCCGATGGCAGATGGCATCCATACGGCTGACGAAACGGTCGAACTTGGCGACCATTGCCTCAAAGGTCTTTCTTTCGATTGATACAATTTCCATATTGCCTTTCTTTTAATTGTTACTGTTTCTTTTGCCACAAAGAAATACATTATCTGCTGTCATGCAATGGATTTTCAAAAAGTGGCAGCGTGTTGCGCCGATACGGTAGTCATTGTCCGGGGTACTGCTTGCCGGTTATCTGTGAGCAAGCCGGTGGAATACGATTTCCGTTCAGCCTTTAATTCCCATTTTTTATAAGGAAGCCACAGCCAAAATAAGGGCTTAATTTAAAATAGCCCCCAATCGTACCTTTGTCCTTTCAGCTATTCATATCCGGTAAATCGGTGAAGTCCGCACCGATTTGTCAGTCTCCATAAAGCAAAACCGTACAAAAATGCCTAAGAAAATCCAAGTACTTGACTGACTGCATTAAAGCACCTTACTTCGCTCCCGATAATCGGTCGAGGTATAGACCAAGACCACATTCAATAACTTAATCAATTTGTTTTTACAATGAAAAAAGAACCAAACATTACAGAGCAGCAGGCTCGTGAAATCGTGGAAAAAATGGGGCGCAGGGAACCCTACACCTCCAAGTCGATAGACGACTTCTACAGGAGTATCGGTCTGGAACCGGAGGAGCCGGAACAGCTCGGCAAGACCGTCACGGAAGAAGCAGAAATTCCTATGGCAGATGAACCGTCAGGAGTGGCGACCGGAGAAGCGGCAATGCCGCAGAAGCGCATCAGCAGCAAACAGCGCAGGCTGTCTTTGGATGAGTACCGCACCACTTATCTCAAAGTTCCCAAAATTATCAACCGCAAGCCCGTGTTCGTCAGTGAGACGGTGCGTGACGAGCTGGACAGGGTTGTCCGCTACCTCGGAGGGAAGGGCATGAGCGCATCCGGACTTATAGAGAACCTTGTCCGCCTGCACCTCGATGCCTACCGGAATGACATCGAGCAGTGGCGCAAACTCTGACGGGATTACGGTGGAACAGGTTGAGCCGTTGGATGCACTCCATCGGTTCGACCGATACACAAAGTGAGTTATTACACTCGGAAATCAATCCGATAGGCGGAGGATTTTTGTGTCCTCAAAGACACAGCAAGGTATGTTTTCAGTTACTCGGATGTTCCGGAGTAACTAAAAACCCTTGCACCGCCGTGGGCAGAATTATCCTCCGAAGTCGGATAATTTCGGGGTTCCTTAATCAAAGATTAAACAAAGGATAAACTATAAAATTGAAAGAATAAGAAGCATGAAAAAGAACAACAAGTACGGGAGAAATCCCAAGTTGAACCCGAAGACGCACTGCGTGATGGTGCGCTTCGATGATGAGGAATGGAACAAATTTCTCACGATGTATGAGGAATCACAGGTGTACGCGAAAGCTGTCTTTCTGAAGGCGCACTTCTTCGGGCAGAAGTTCAAGGTGTTGAAGGTAGACAAGGCAATGGTGGACTACACAACCAAGCTGTCCGATTTCCACGCCCAGTTCCGTGCCATCGGCACGAATTATAATCAAGCCGTAAAAGAGCTGCGTTGTCATTTTTCTGAGAAGAAAGCGATGGCTTTGCTTTATAAGTTGGAAAGATGTACCATTGAACTTGTGAAGTTAAGTCGGAAGATTATAGAACTTTCAAGGAATATGGAGAAGTGTTACCAATCAAAATCCGACTGATATGGCATCGGTAAAAGTCAAGTTTCGCCCTTCTACCATAGTCGGCAAGGAGGGTACACTTTACTATCAGGTGATTCACAACCGCGTGGTCAGACAGATATATACCGACTATAAGCTTTTCGCTTCGGAATGGGATATACATTCCGAAGCGGTTGCCATGCATTGTACTCCGAACGAACAAGAGCGAAACAACTATCTGCTTTCGATAGGTTCCCGTATCAGATGGGACAAGGAGAGGTTGAATAAGATTATACACACGTTATCTCAATCCGGCACATTCGTAACGGATGATGTAGTCATGCGCTTTCATGAAAACAGGCAAGAACTGTCATTCAACGCTTACATCAGCCAGCAGGTAGCGAGACTGAAACGTTTAGGGAAGATACGCACCTCGGAGACTTATACAGCCGCACTCAGAAGTTTCAGCAGTTTTATGAATGACACAGAGGTTTTATTTGACCAACTTAATGCGGATTTGTTTGCGGAGTACGAGGCTTATTTGAAAGGCAGGGGAAATACGCCCAACACCATATCATTCTATATGCGAATTCTGAAAGCCGTCTATAACCGTGCGGTGGAAAATGGACTGACGGAGCAACGGCATCCGTTCAAGTCTGTCTACACGGGAGTGGAGAAAACCATGAAGCGAGCCTTATCACTCAATGACATCAGACGTATCAAAGGACTGGACTTGTCATTGAAGCCCAATCTTGACTATGCCTGCGATATGTTCCTGTTCTGTTTCTATACAAGGGGAATGTCGTTCATTGACATGGCTTATCTGAGAAAGAAAGACTTGCTGAATGGCACTCTTTCCTATCGTAGACGCAAGACAGGACAACAACTGTTCATCAAATGGGAAAAATGTATGCAGGAGATTGTTGATAAATATCCAATAAACGAAACGGAATACCTCTTGCCTATCATTACAAAACATGATGAAGATTATCGGAAACAATACACCAACGAACTTCATCGGGTAAACCATCTGTTGAAGAAAATCGGGAAACTGCTGGATTTGCCAATACCCTTGACGATGTATGTCGGTCGGCATTCATGGGCAAGTATTGCCAAGAGCCGTAATGTGCCTATCTCTGTCATCAGCGAAGGTATGGGGCATGATTCTGAGAACACTACGCAGATTTATCTTGCATCGTTGGATACCACCGTGGTAGATAAAGCCAATAAGAAAATACTGGATCTGCTGTGAGGCAGTGGATGTTTAGCGAATCTGTCCAACGCTTGCCAAGAGACGGATATTACAATGCAAAGTTACGCAAAATAATGATTTTTAAGTTATAAAACGCTGAAAATCTTATCTATTATGTTCTTTTTGTTTTGCGAAAAATATCAGATGTTTTGCGAAGTTATCTTTGCAAAAGTAAAATATTACTCATTATCAACGAGATAAAGATGCTTATCCGTCTCTTGGCAAGAGACTATATATAAACTTTATATAATTACATTAAATGAACAACAAAATATTTGCAATCACTGCTATAAGTACTCTTATACTACTGCTTAGTTGTAGTGGAGATGAAATTATAGTCAATTCGGATAATAATCCAAATCAAATTAGTGATATAAAACCTATACTCAAGGTTTATATTGAAAACTCTGGAAGTATGGATGGTTATATGTGCGATGGGTCTCAATTGAAAGATGCCATTTTTGATTATGTAAGTGATTTGAGCACTTGTGTAGATACGACTCAATTATATTATATAAACAATCGTGTTATACCATATCATGCTGATTTGGAGCAATATATTAAGACAATGAATCCAATAACATTCCAAAAGGCTGGTGGCAACCGATCCAATTCGGATTTAAGTAAAATGTTAAGTACAGTATTGGACGCGATGACTGATTCTACAGTGAGTATATTTGTGTCGGATTGCATCTTAGATCTTCCTGTCTCTGATGCACAGAGATTTCTAAGTACTTGTCAAATATCAATTAAGAATACTATAAATAAAGGCAGAAAAAATATTCCTCTTCTTGGCGTTGAAATATTGAAGATGAAATCTGATTTTAATGGTAAGTATTTTTATCAGAATGGAGGAAGTGAAGTTCTGACCAACGTAAAAAGACCATATTATATTTGGATTTTTGGTAATAGCAACGTACTGGCTAAATTAAATACGGAAGTACTTTTCAAGGGATTGGAAAAATATGGATATGATAATATTATCTCATATTGCCCAAAAACCTCTATACCATATGATATAACAAACAGAGCTTTAATAAGCAAGACAATTAATCCCATCAAAGGTGATTATAATGCAACTATTCGTGCCGACTTTTGTACAACATTACAATCAGAAGATGTTCTGCTGAATCTTGATAATTATTCTTTTAATAATCAGAACCTCATAATAGAAAATATTAAACCGATAATAGCGACTGAGAGAGAATATTCTCATTTTATTAATATTACAATACCCAAAGGAGTAAATATTGCAGAAGATTACTTGATACTGAAGGCTCCGAATATGCCAAGTTGGGTTCTTGAATCGAACGATGAATCTGGGGAAAATGTAAAGGGTAATCTCGATAAAACGACAGGTATAAAATATTTAATCGGAGGAGTCTCTGATGCTTATAAAAAAGATAATGTATTAACTACGCTTAAATTCACTGTTAAACGAAAATAAATTATGGGCGAATTATTTGGAAGTATTTATTGCTGGTTTGAAGAATTCTTTGGAATAGAACTAGCGAACTATCTTTGGGGACAGTCCTCTCCATTATCTCAGACTAACTCTTATATAGGAATTGGTTGGACAATGCTTGGCATAAGCTTGGCAATAGTTTTAATATTTTATTATGCAATCAATCACCCTCGCTTGAACCATTGGTGGGGATGGGGGATTTTCCTTATGGTAAATGCTCTAATAAACTTTATTGTGGGCTGGCAATTGGTGCTTAAAGACTATTATGGAGGAAAGATGGTAACAATTGATCCAGCAACAGATTTACAAATTCCTCTCAATATTGGTGGAGCAGAGATAATTTGTTTTGGAGTTTCCAATATGTTTCTCTCTGTCTTAGCTTTTATAGTTTTCACATTTATATTCAAATGGTGGAGTCCCAACTGCTCTGGTGCACCATTCTAATCGTAGAAGTTATGTCTAAAATATTTGTTTTCGGAATAGGGGGGACGGGGTCAAGAATCCTTCGCTCTCTTGCCATGATGTTAGCCTCTGGAGTAAAGTTCGGAGCCAATGAAATTGTACCCATAATAATTGACCCAGATGTTGCAAACGCAGATCTTACTAGAACTGTATCATTATTAAATAATTATACTGCAATCAGAGAAAAATTGCAATTTAGTAACGACAATAGAAGTAGGTTCTTTCATACTGAAATAGAAAGAATTTTACCTAATTACACTCTCCGTATTAACGACACCGATGATAAGTCGTTTCAACAGTTTATCGAATACGCCTCAATGTCAAAGCCTAATAAAGCAATGACCAAGATGCTGTTTTCAGACAAAAATCTTGAATCATCAATGGAAGTGGGATTCAAAGGTAATCCTAATATTGGGAGTGTGGTGTTAAATCAAATAGCCCATTCAGCAGATTTTAATGATTTCGCTAATTCTTTTAGCGACGGAGATAGGATATTCATCATAAGTTCTATCTTTGGAGGAACTGGTGCGAGCGGATTTCCATTACTTTTAAAAACACTACGTGAGGGGAAACATTTTCCCAATTATGACCTCATCAACAAAGCCACAATAGGTGCTGTAACTATACTTCCATATTTTAAGCTAAAGCCGAATGATGAAAGTGAAATAGATTCGTCAACCTTTATTTCTAAAACAAAGTCAGCATTAGCGTATTACGAGAATAACATAAGTAAAAATGGAAGTATTGATGCTTTATATTATCTTGCTGACGATGTGGTAAGTACATACGATAATCACGAAGGAGGTTCAGCCCAACAAAACGCAGCTCACTTAATCGAATTTTTGGGAGCTACGGCTATCGTTGATTTCTCTAAATCAAAGTTTGATACCCCGGCAAATATGGAACTTGGGATAAAAGAGACATCTGGAGCTGTATCATTTGATTCATTCTATCGTAAGATGTATGAAATGCTTTACTACCCGTTGGTTCAATTTACGATGACAGCTAATGCGTTGACTCAGAAACTTGATGTTTATCGTTCCAGTGGTTTTAACGCAAATAAGGGTAATTTTGAGAACTTTTATTCTGGAGTTTTTTTCAGTGACTTAGCGACATTTTTGAAAAAGTATCAGGAATGGTTAAGGGAGATGAAAGATAATAAGCGTTCTCTTGATTTGTTCAATCTTGCTTGTGGAAATAAGCCTTTTGACTTAGTAACAGGTGTAAAACCTAAGCGGATTTTTAGCAAATTTTCAGATTACAACTTGATGACAGACCGCTTAAATAGTGCTGTAAAAAATTGCAAGAGTAAAGGTGTTGAAGATAAGTTTCTTGAAATGTTCTTTCTCGGAACGGAAAAACTTGTATCAGAAAAATTAAGTAACTAATTTCACTATGTCAAAAGTATTCAGATTATATAAAGAGGGAACAACAACTTATGAAGACTGGAACAATAGTCCTGCGTTCCCATATAATTCAGCAAGTCGTGATACCATTGAGGATCCTGATGGAGCATCAGCCTGCCATGAAATAACTTCAATACCATCTCCATTCGCCCGGATTGATTTGATAAAAGCCGCCTTTAAGGAAGTTTGTAAATCAGGGAAAAATAATTTGTCCAATCTTGATGGCAATACCATTTTTCATAAGATGGTATCTGATACTCTTGATGTTGCGGAAATATTTTTCAATATCGATAAATTCAATGGTAAAGTAGAAATCATTAAATGGGATTGGTCAATTATGCTTACTGAACTTGACCAATCTGGCATTTCTGGTCATCGTTATTTTGCAGATGCACTCCGTAAGTATATGTCCTCAGACTCCAAAACGTACAACTTCGAAGCACTGAGAAACATATATTTATTAAATTATGTAGAAGGGCCAGATGAATTAAATATTATCGGTGCTA from Parabacteroides distasonis ATCC 8503 includes these protein-coding regions:
- the istB gene encoding IS21-like element helper ATPase IstB, with amino-acid sequence MKSEKETIYDYATELKLLAFKEELEYTLSLAAGENWSHLHFLTELLGKESVRRRECRRKSRIKSAGFPQMKYLHELVMEDMPKEAQIILPELETLDFIREGRNIVLYGNPGTGKTHIATALGIKACQQDFTVLFTSVPVLLTQIREAKSAKTLRALQLRFEKYDLVICDEFGYVSCDKEGGELLFNHLSLRAGKKATIITTNLAFNRWNEIIKDKVLVAAMVDRLTHKAYLVNMTGLSYRLKETQKMRQDK
- a CDS encoding DUF3408 domain-containing protein, with translation MKKEPNITEQQAREIVEKMGRREPYTSKSIDDFYRSIGLEPEEPEQLGKTVTEEAEIPMADEPSGVATGEAAMPQKRISSKQRRLSLDEYRTTYLKVPKIINRKPVFVSETVRDELDRVVRYLGGKGMSASGLIENLVRLHLDAYRNDIEQWRKL
- a CDS encoding helix-turn-helix domain-containing protein, which produces MNELINKDNKWIIHFMGSLDRLLDNVEHLTANYRPTLGGERFFTDKEVSARLKVSRRTLQDYRNEGHIAYIQLGGKILYRESDIERMLNDGYRSAYR
- the istA gene encoding IS21 family transposase, whose amino-acid sequence is MKTMVERQSIIHMYRVCGYSKRRISRELHVSRHTVDNILSEYESAIRTDNPEEALSDLLTVQPKYDSSKRRPRRLTQEIKDEIGFCLKKNAVKVATGLRKQRMLKKDIHQFLLSKGYTISYATVCSYIKNIESYKEKKKSEAFIRLFYEPGCIVEFDWGEVLLFIDGVKTKFYLAVFTFGHSNGRYAYLFRHQNTLAFMESHRNFFRDIHGVPAMMVYDNMRVAVKSFVGGDKKPTEALMKMSGFYCFEYRFCNVRAGWEKGHVERSVEYVRRKAFCLTDHFNDIRSAQEHLNRMCTQVNNEQGSLSTAEKSSRLEADLSSLKPFPGNLGCFEVNEYIVDKWSTVSMKNVHYSVPDSLVGEKVHVKVYSEKIVILYGKEKVASHQRSYCGGDWCIKLEHYLRTLSRKPGALPHSVVWQRAPEELKRLYDSYFKNDNRAFVLLLDYAWENGFSGTDIIRACRELTGRGVRKISPEQVKAMLHGNAQEEMEESMESPVLPAQQENIEREAVDMLEGITALMTGYNEAHDIIPTI
- a CDS encoding helix-turn-helix domain-containing protein, translating into MEIVSIERKTFEAMVAKFDRFVSRMDAICHRHGEKKMSEWMDNQDVCRMLNISPRTLQTLRDNGTLAYSQINHKTYYRPEDVEFIVSVVEDRRKEAKFKGKTI
- the mobA gene encoding conjugal transfer protein MobA, with product MKKNNKYGRNPKLNPKTHCVMVRFDDEEWNKFLTMYEESQVYAKAVFLKAHFFGQKFKVLKVDKAMVDYTTKLSDFHAQFRAIGTNYNQAVKELRCHFSEKKAMALLYKLERCTIELVKLSRKIIELSRNMEKCYQSKSD
- a CDS encoding site-specific integrase; the encoded protein is MASVKVKFRPSTIVGKEGTLYYQVIHNRVVRQIYTDYKLFASEWDIHSEAVAMHCTPNEQERNNYLLSIGSRIRWDKERLNKIIHTLSQSGTFVTDDVVMRFHENRQELSFNAYISQQVARLKRLGKIRTSETYTAALRSFSSFMNDTEVLFDQLNADLFAEYEAYLKGRGNTPNTISFYMRILKAVYNRAVENGLTEQRHPFKSVYTGVEKTMKRALSLNDIRRIKGLDLSLKPNLDYACDMFLFCFYTRGMSFIDMAYLRKKDLLNGTLSYRRRKTGQQLFIKWEKCMQEIVDKYPINETEYLLPIITKHDEDYRKQYTNELHRVNHLLKKIGKLLDLPIPLTMYVGRHSWASIAKSRNVPISVISEGMGHDSENTTQIYLASLDTTVVDKANKKILDLL
- a CDS encoding site-specific integrase — translated: MRSTFSLLPYINRSKVKADGTTAILCRITIDGKQTAISTGIYCRPEEWNSKKNEIKSVRENNRLREYLRLTEEAYNEILKSQGVVSAEILKNHISLNNIHPTTLLQMGEWERERLKKHSEEIDSTSSYRSSMYYQKYLTDFLTSIGKKDIPLEEVTEDFGKSYKAHLKKCKNFGVSQTNHCLRWLNRLLYLAVDKEILRVNPCEDLEYETKPEARHRYISREEFKKILSTPMYDKRMELARRAFIFSTLTGLAYVDIKLLHPHHIGTNADGRRYIRINRKKTKVEAFIPLHPIAERILSLYNTTDDEKPVFPLPNRDALWFEVHELGITIGKEENLTYHQSRHSFGTFLISADIPIESIAKMMGHSNIRTTQGYARITDDKISKDMDKLMERRKEISAGEKKK